The following coding sequences lie in one Populus nigra chromosome 15, ddPopNigr1.1, whole genome shotgun sequence genomic window:
- the LOC133674511 gene encoding endochitinase A — MPNALGSYLLSLSKVKVLFPAKNEKLLTLPFITAPLLLPLTPPFKHTQTHIEREREREMKGSSKIIMGATLAMVVSLAIVLALVLVLLAELYCSLLLRRRQLRSTSNTTTTTSATTTTTSTTNTSLSQSPQPQNQPPSLPLPSYYAQGVLRAPKSFLFPAVSPNKENKSAETRKEHSQLHRVLEVHTQVLNPGLSPQQIGLINISPPSTAFVSSPHQVEQNPVQIRSSNACNDRECAGCGEHLVYISNPIYDNDASRPSRVDTPYETPDSSPSRLETCGSSSGEEEIALPSPSAPRSVPGTPPLTPMKKLPAKACSVSLRDARSLGTSGSDSVSNNGLSSSSSGSPCTSPSW, encoded by the coding sequence ATGCCCAATGCCCTCGGTTCCTACCTGCTATCCTTGTCGAAGGTGAAAGTACTGTTTCCCGCCAAAAACGAAAAGCTTCTCACCCTGCCTTTTATTACAGCCCCTCTTTTACTGCCTCTTACTCCACCTTTCAAGCATACGCAGACGcacatagagagagagagagagagagagatgaagggCTCCTCCAAGATCATAATGGGAGCAACACTGGCAATGGTGGTGAGCCTTGCCATTGTTTTGGCCCTAGTTCTGGTGCTGCTAGCTGAGCTTTACTGCAGTCTTTTACTTCGCCGGCGTCAACTAAGATCCACctccaacaccaccaccaccacctctgCCACCACTACCACCACATCCACCACCAATACTTCCCTGTCGCAGTCACCACAACCCCAGAATCAACCGCCTTCTCTTCCTCTACCAAGCTACTATGCTCAAGGGGTCCTTCGGGCTCCAAAAAGTTTCTTATTCCCTGCAGTTTCACCCAATAAAGAAAACAAGTCGgcagaaacaagaaaagaacaCTCTCAACTTCATCGTGTCCTCGAAGTCCATACCCAAGTATTAAACCCAGGTCTCAGCCCCCAGCAAATTGGTCTCATAAACATTTCACCCCCATCAACTGCCTTCGTATCTTCACCCCATCAAGTTGAACAAAACCCTGTTCAAATTAGGAGTAGCAATGCCTGTAACGACAGGGAATGTGCTGGTTGTGGAGAACATCTTGTTTACATATCTAATCCCATTTACGACAATGATGCAAGCAGACCAAGCAGGGTGGATACCCCATATGAAACTCCTGATTCTTCACCATCACGTTTGGAAACATGCGGTTCTAGTTCAGGtgaagaagaaatagccttacCATCCCCATCTGCTCCACGTTCAGTCCCCGGGACCCCTCCATTGACTCCAATGAAGAAGCTCCCAGCTAAGGCTTGTTCAGTTTCATTGAGAGATGCAAGGTCTCTGGGCACTTCAGGGAGTGATTCTGTTAGTAACAATGGCCTCTCATCATCATCCTCAGGTTCTCCATGCACATCTCCTTCATGGTGA
- the LOC133674510 gene encoding uncharacterized protein LOC133674510: MLDGILGRGSGAKCKSLIKSTKNQIEVARRKRNATLKYLKKDMADLLANGLDINAYGRAEGLLAELDQLSCYDFVEQFCDFVLKHLSVMQKLRHCPEECREAVSSLMFAAAGLNNLPELRDLRDVFYERYGSSLELFVNQEFREKLSSKFVTTEKKIQLMQNIASEFCITWDSNAFQQRMAKTPESTKDHAKIHGCLQSNDDRYMPNNDKDSIPKGHKRDFPSKERLECDKHEPVRAREEIVFRRDNRDILFQGRQEATLEKHQPWKEDTPLKTVRLGSSSQRKRMESVDGGSKMLDGRENSAPKRDDKDTIIRGKPDITPSYGGLWSNNDSLTAHNNYGGQQKMENSTRDVLKEEAHKLKPYYNNAIPPPYTKTNSKLKDTRHGASVGSSQIGSDINAVQKDPSRDNIANSWNSSEKIQQGSYLLDHEKQNVGLTRQDDHGHEKSNYYQNDGVGNPIPKPRSMRRRHSKSHSTHDDAGNSEDTGGVKRRSRSRRRGDDSRKGLQILFDDEHYQNDEEERMIDKLLIHYSKKPTAYEPGNVVRRKSKSRHPHQQGTTEADKSPRHTSRDGPDEISETVSAPPRSISLPHETNSSEAMKLFTRAASFQPDRSSAARHVHPKLPDYDDLAARFAALKGR, encoded by the exons atgcTGGACGGGATTCTAGGCCGAGGATCTGGTGCAAAAtg TAAATCGCTGATAAAGTCGACGAAGAATCAGATCGAAGTggcaagaagaaagagaaatgcGACTTTGAAGTATTTGAAGAAAGATATGGCTGATCTCCTTGCTAATGGCCTCGACATCAATGCTTATGGCAGA gCTGAGGGACTGCTAGCTGAATTGGACCAATTGTCTTGCTATGATTTTGTTGAGCAATTTTGTGATTTCGTGTTGAAGCATCTATCAGTCATGCAGAAATTGAG GCACTGTCCTGAGGAATGTAGGGAGGCTGTTTCATCCCTGATGTTTGCTGCTGCAGGATTAAACAATTTGCCAGAGTTACGTGACCTTAGAGATGTATTTTACGAGAGATATGGGAGTTCTTTGGAATTGTTTGTGAATCAAGAG TTTCGTGAAAAGCTATCGTCAAAGTTTGTGACAACggagaagaaaattcaattaatgCAAAATATAGCATCGGAGTTCTGCATAACATGGGACTCCAATGCATTTCAACAGAGGATGGCCAAAACCCCAGAATCTACGAAG GACCATGCTAAAATTCATGGGTGTTTACAAAGCAATGATGACAGATACATGCCTAATAATGACAAGGACAGCATCCCAAAAGGACATAAACGTGATTTTCCATCAAAAGAAAGACTTGAGTGTGACAAACACGAGCCAGTCAGGGCCAGGGAAGAAATTGTCTTTAGAAGGGACAACCGGGACATTCTGTTCCAGGGAAGGCAAGAAGCCACACTGGAGAAACATCAACCTTGGAAGGAGGATACTCCCCTGAAAACTGTTAGACTAGGTAGTTCATCTCAAAGGAAAAGAATGGAAAGTGTGGATGGTGGATCCAAAATGCTAGATGGTAGGGAGAATTCTGCTCCTAAAAGAGATGACAAGGACACAATAATTCGTGGAAAGCCAGATATCACTCCTAGTTATGGAGGATTATGGTCAAACAATGATTCATTGACAGCACACAACAATTATGGTGGACAACAGAAAATGGAAAACTCAACAAGAGATGTTTTGAAGGAAGAAGCACATAAGCTGAAACCTTACTATAACAATGCTATCCCCCCTCCCTACACTAAAACTAATTCTAAACTGAAGGATACCAGACATGGAGCCAGTGTAGGGTCTTCCCAGATTGGTTCTGACATTAATGCAGTTCAGAAAGATCCTTCAAGGGATAACATAGCCAATTCTTGGAACAGCTCGGAGAAAATCCAACAAGGATCATATCTGCTGGATCATGAGAAGCAGAATGTTGGACTTACAAGACAAGATGATCATGGACATgagaaaagtaattattatcagAATGATGGTGTTGGTAACCCCATACCAAAACCAAGATCCATGAGGCGGAGACACTCAAAGTCACACTCCACTCATGATGATGCTGGAAATTCGGAAGATACAGGTGGTGTGAAGAGAAGGTCAAGGAGCAGGAGAAGGGGGGATGACTCAAGAAAAGGCCTGCAAATCTTGTTTGATGATGAACACTATCagaatgatgaagaagaaaggaTGATAGATAAACTTTTGATACATTACAGCAAGAAACCTACTGCGTATGAACCTGGAAATGTGGTGAGAAGAAAGTCAAAAAGCCGTCACCCACATCAGCAAGGCACTACCGAGGCAGATAAATCCCCACGGCATACCAGCAGGGACGGGCCTGATGAAATCTCAGAGACAGTTTCTGCACCACCCCGATCCATTTCACTTCCTCATGAAACAAATTCATCAGAGGCAATGAAATTGTTTACTCGAGCTGCTTCATTTCAGCCAGACAGATCAAGCGCAGCCCGGCATGTGCATCCTAAGTTACCAGATTACGACGACCTGGCAGCCCGTTTTGCAGCCTTGAAGGGGAGGTAA
- the LOC133674944 gene encoding large ribosomal subunit protein mL101 (rPPR4)-like isoform X2 has translation MTICLKLVLSETMSKRGMNKTVSEQAIHLDLVAKTRGIPAAENYFIDLPETSKNLLTYGALLNCYCKELMTEEAEALIEKMKELNLGLSSMSYNSFMTLYTKVGQPERVPEIIQEMKANNVMPDSYTYNVWMRALAAVNDISGVERVLEEMKRDGRVAADWTTYSNLASIYVDAGYFEKAETALKELEKRNANKDLSAFQFLITLYGRTGNLLEVYRIWRSLRLAFPKTANISYLNMIQVLVNLKDVPGAEKCFREWESGCSTYDIRVANVLISAYAKEGMLDKAEELKERARRRGAKPNAKTWEIFLDYYLKSEDIKVAVDCLAKAVSTGRGNGQKWVPSPVIVGSLMAHFEQQKDVDGAEGLIEILKKAVDDVAVEVFESLIRTYAVAGRKSQMMRRRLKMENVEVSDDCEKLLEAICVE, from the exons ATGACCATTTGTCTCAAACTAGTG CTATCAGAAACTATGTCTAAGAGGGGTATGAATAAAACTGTGAGTGAGCAAGCTATACATCTTGATCTTGTTGCCAAAACTCGAGGCATACCTGCTGCAGAAAATTACTTCATTGATCTACCCGAAACATCCAAGAACCTTCTAACATATGGAGCTCTTCTCAACTGTTACTGTAAAGAGTTGATGACTGAAGAAGCTGAAGCTCTCATTGAAAAGATGAAGGAGCTCAATCTTGGTTTAAGCTCCATGTCTTACAATAGCTTTATGACTCTCTACACAAAAGTGGGTCAGCCTGAAAGGGTCCCAGAAATTATACAAGAAATGAAGGCTAACAATGTCATGCCAGATTCTTACACATACAATGTCTGGATGAGGGCTCTGGCAGCTGTAAATGATATTTCTGGTGTTGAAAGAGTATTGGAGGAGATGAAGAGGGATGGCCGAGTTGCTGCCGATTGGACAACATATAGCAACTTAGCCTCGATTTATGTTGACGCTGGCTATTTTGAGAAGGCGGAAACAGCACTTAAAGAACTGGAGAAGAGAAATGCAAACAAAGACCTTTCTGCCTTTCAGTTCCTCATTACTTTGTATGGCCGAACAGGAAACTTGCTTGAAGTTTATCGAATATGGCGTTCTTTGAGGCTGGCTTTTCCTAAAACTGCAAATATAAGCTATCTAAATATGATTCAAGTGCTGGTTAACTTGAAGGATGTACCTGGTGCAGAGAAGTGCTTCAGGGAATGGGAATCTGGGTGCTCAACTTATGATATCAGGGTCGCAAATGTTCTCATCAGTGCATATGCCAAGGAAGGCATGCTAGATAAGGCAGAGGAGCTCAAGGAGAGGGCCCGCAGGAGAGGAGCCAAACCTAATGCTAAAACCTGggaaatatttttagattattatttgaaaagtgaGGATATCAAAGTGGCAGTTGATTGTTTAGCTAAAGCGGTATCTACTGGTAGAGGGAATGGTCAGAAGTGGGTTCCATCACCTGTGATTGTAGGGTCTTTGATGGCACATTTTGAGCAGCAGAAAGATGTGGATGGTGCAGAAGGTCTTATTGAGATTTTGAAGAAGGCTGTAGATGATGTAGCAGTGGAGGTATTTGAGTCATTGATTAGAACTTATGCAGTGGCTGGAAGGAAAAGCCAGATGATGCGTCGCCGATTGAAGATGGAGAATGTGGAAGTGAGCGATGATTGTGAGAAGTTGCTTGAAGCAATATGCGTGGAGTGA
- the LOC133674944 gene encoding large ribosomal subunit protein mL101 (rPPR4)-like isoform X1, whose protein sequence is MAIPQLYGRTKNVTKRSKKYLEEALYVRLFREGSSEVSVRQQLNQFLKSSKLVFKWEVSDTIKKLRSRNLYHPALKLSETMSKRGMNKTVSEQAIHLDLVAKTRGIPAAENYFIDLPETSKNLLTYGALLNCYCKELMTEEAEALIEKMKELNLGLSSMSYNSFMTLYTKVGQPERVPEIIQEMKANNVMPDSYTYNVWMRALAAVNDISGVERVLEEMKRDGRVAADWTTYSNLASIYVDAGYFEKAETALKELEKRNANKDLSAFQFLITLYGRTGNLLEVYRIWRSLRLAFPKTANISYLNMIQVLVNLKDVPGAEKCFREWESGCSTYDIRVANVLISAYAKEGMLDKAEELKERARRRGAKPNAKTWEIFLDYYLKSEDIKVAVDCLAKAVSTGRGNGQKWVPSPVIVGSLMAHFEQQKDVDGAEGLIEILKKAVDDVAVEVFESLIRTYAVAGRKSQMMRRRLKMENVEVSDDCEKLLEAICVE, encoded by the exons ATGGCGATACCACAGTTATATGGGCGGACAAAAAATGTGACCAAAAGATCAAAGAAGTACCTGGAAGAAGCACTGTATGTGAGGCTGTTCAGAGAAGGCAGCTCAGAGGTAAGTGTGAGACAACAGTTAAATCAGTTCCTCAAGAGCTCCAAGCTTGTCTTCAAATGGGAAGTAAGCGACACCATCAAGAAGCTTCGCAGTCGCAATCTTTATCACCCTGCTCTCAAG CTATCAGAAACTATGTCTAAGAGGGGTATGAATAAAACTGTGAGTGAGCAAGCTATACATCTTGATCTTGTTGCCAAAACTCGAGGCATACCTGCTGCAGAAAATTACTTCATTGATCTACCCGAAACATCCAAGAACCTTCTAACATATGGAGCTCTTCTCAACTGTTACTGTAAAGAGTTGATGACTGAAGAAGCTGAAGCTCTCATTGAAAAGATGAAGGAGCTCAATCTTGGTTTAAGCTCCATGTCTTACAATAGCTTTATGACTCTCTACACAAAAGTGGGTCAGCCTGAAAGGGTCCCAGAAATTATACAAGAAATGAAGGCTAACAATGTCATGCCAGATTCTTACACATACAATGTCTGGATGAGGGCTCTGGCAGCTGTAAATGATATTTCTGGTGTTGAAAGAGTATTGGAGGAGATGAAGAGGGATGGCCGAGTTGCTGCCGATTGGACAACATATAGCAACTTAGCCTCGATTTATGTTGACGCTGGCTATTTTGAGAAGGCGGAAACAGCACTTAAAGAACTGGAGAAGAGAAATGCAAACAAAGACCTTTCTGCCTTTCAGTTCCTCATTACTTTGTATGGCCGAACAGGAAACTTGCTTGAAGTTTATCGAATATGGCGTTCTTTGAGGCTGGCTTTTCCTAAAACTGCAAATATAAGCTATCTAAATATGATTCAAGTGCTGGTTAACTTGAAGGATGTACCTGGTGCAGAGAAGTGCTTCAGGGAATGGGAATCTGGGTGCTCAACTTATGATATCAGGGTCGCAAATGTTCTCATCAGTGCATATGCCAAGGAAGGCATGCTAGATAAGGCAGAGGAGCTCAAGGAGAGGGCCCGCAGGAGAGGAGCCAAACCTAATGCTAAAACCTGggaaatatttttagattattatttgaaaagtgaGGATATCAAAGTGGCAGTTGATTGTTTAGCTAAAGCGGTATCTACTGGTAGAGGGAATGGTCAGAAGTGGGTTCCATCACCTGTGATTGTAGGGTCTTTGATGGCACATTTTGAGCAGCAGAAAGATGTGGATGGTGCAGAAGGTCTTATTGAGATTTTGAAGAAGGCTGTAGATGATGTAGCAGTGGAGGTATTTGAGTCATTGATTAGAACTTATGCAGTGGCTGGAAGGAAAAGCCAGATGATGCGTCGCCGATTGAAGATGGAGAATGTGGAAGTGAGCGATGATTGTGAGAAGTTGCTTGAAGCAATATGCGTGGAGTGA